Proteins encoded within one genomic window of Spiroplasma sabaudiense Ar-1343:
- a CDS encoding lipoprotein: protein MKKLLAILGSASIIATSGISAVACETTVDDKDDRIKEGALDDVCKITNIIANRHYSTSEQVSAGVAAGLKPNPKLLGNENVTELDVIAGINQMNGTAIKESDVTIEFKDKDKKLATVTANEGSKFTGEANFQVNKDAKFEDLIKNKDLGTIFIPESMPFPPEPNSSGVVKKLVPQLTILMEFIGDRNRELEYITDAISLLSFKETIGNTKQVIEETRAVVTLPKNQIITGGVEFSYKTKTDNRPGIKELVKVTDLGELANDDSETIIKAVYAKNKTTLKSYKEEEILDAINVTIEAKKSFIEFKAGNNKFLGHDPASFSVINGALEEGEKFKREDYQLDITYTVKK, encoded by the coding sequence ATGAAAAAATTATTAGCTATTTTAGGATCGGCTTCAATTATAGCCACTTCAGGAATAAGTGCTGTGGCATGTGAAACAACAGTCGATGATAAAGACGATCGAATTAAAGAAGGGGCTTTGGATGATGTCTGTAAAATTACAAACATTATCGCAAACCGCCACTATTCAACCTCTGAGCAAGTCAGTGCTGGGGTTGCTGCAGGCTTGAAACCAAACCCAAAACTATTGGGAAACGAAAACGTTACAGAGTTGGATGTAATTGCTGGAATTAACCAAATGAATGGGACAGCAATTAAAGAATCTGATGTTACAATTGAATTTAAGGACAAAGATAAAAAATTAGCAACAGTTACCGCAAATGAGGGGTCAAAATTTACAGGAGAGGCCAATTTTCAAGTTAATAAAGATGCGAAATTTGAAGACTTAATTAAAAACAAGGATTTAGGAACTATTTTTATTCCAGAATCAATGCCTTTCCCCCCAGAACCAAACTCAAGCGGAGTTGTTAAAAAATTAGTTCCCCAACTAACAATTTTAATGGAATTTATTGGAGATCGTAATCGTGAATTAGAATATATCACTGATGCAATTTCGCTTTTAAGCTTTAAAGAAACAATTGGTAATACAAAACAAGTAATTGAAGAAACTAGAGCTGTGGTTACTTTGCCAAAAAACCAAATTATTACAGGTGGTGTTGAATTTAGTTATAAGACTAAAACTGATAACCGTCCAGGAATCAAAGAATTGGTAAAAGTAACAGATTTAGGGGAATTGGCAAATGATGATTCAGAAACAATCATTAAAGCAGTTTATGCTAAGAATAAAACAACTCTAAAATCTTATAAAGAAGAAGAAATCTTAGACGCAATTAATGTTACAATTGAAGCAAAGAAATCTTTTATTGAATTTAAAGCTGGAAACAACAAGTTTTTAGGTCATGACCCAGCATCATTTAGTGTTATTAACGGAGCCCTAGAAGAAGGGGAAAAATTCAAAAGAGAAGATTACCAATTGGATATCACTTATACAGTTAAAAAGTAA
- a CDS encoding lipoprotein, protein MKKLLAILGVLGISTSSVGAVVACENKKEKEDDKITSGDLSDPKVVSVTNIVVDRGFSKEELMNQDLVHDNKKVTEQAVVDGLNLSNNTAIALSDVEITFLNSDKILATVTAVEGSKFTGTVDVQLNKDVNIDDIIKVTNIGNVYIDKKVWNPEDVGQLIVNATMLMEFIGTKNPVLEQLADQIFKLTIAIFSGKNPIIISQDTITLDFSVVDEGVFLTSKVTINFKYNDDTRLTIKEAIKTTDLGQISNNEKDTILKKVYALNKENMPNISESVFIENAILNKDAEKPGTATIEFVAGTALFKGHDATALALLGMELEDIQVEVQFAV, encoded by the coding sequence ATGAAAAAATTACTAGCAATTTTGGGAGTACTTGGAATTAGTACTTCATCAGTGGGGGCAGTTGTTGCTTGCGAAAATAAAAAAGAAAAAGAAGATGATAAAATTACTTCAGGGGATTTATCAGACCCTAAAGTAGTAAGTGTAACAAATATTGTTGTTGATCGTGGTTTTTCAAAAGAAGAACTAATGAATCAAGATCTTGTTCATGACAATAAGAAAGTTACTGAACAAGCGGTTGTTGATGGTCTTAATTTATCAAATAATACAGCAATTGCTCTAAGCGATGTTGAAATTACCTTTTTAAATTCAGATAAAATCTTGGCAACTGTTACAGCAGTTGAGGGGTCAAAATTTACAGGAACAGTTGATGTACAGTTAAATAAAGATGTCAATATTGATGATATTATTAAAGTTACAAATATTGGTAATGTTTATATTGATAAAAAAGTTTGAAACCCAGAGGATGTTGGCCAACTAATCGTTAATGCAACTATGCTGATGGAATTTATCGGAACAAAAAACCCAGTTCTAGAACAGTTAGCAGATCAAATCTTTAAATTGACTATTGCAATATTTAGTGGCAAAAACCCAATTATAATTAGTCAAGATACAATAACGTTGGATTTTTCAGTAGTTGATGAAGGAGTCTTCTTAACAAGTAAAGTCACAATTAATTTTAAATACAATGATGATACTCGATTAACTATCAAAGAAGCCATTAAAACTACTGATTTAGGTCAAATTTCAAATAATGAAAAGGATACTATACTAAAAAAAGTTTATGCTTTAAATAAAGAAAACATGCCAAACATTAGTGAATCAGTATTTATTGAAAATGCAATTTTAAATAAAGATGCTGAAAAACCTGGAACCGCAACAATTGAATTTGTTGCAGGAACAGCTCTTTTTAAAGGCCATGATGCCACTGCTTTAGCAT
- a CDS encoding lipoprotein: MKRLLAMIATISLTTTAATSVVACSNWGDWTEIQVPPPKFPVWVSGFEGTSLNKIVVEENQNFEKLQNDINEALKGSHWDAPEAVSWSYKKNNVTLEETALENFDWTRNADYQVIIKSNLKEFPGEAIFSYTVSNSMHIADHLRTTDLGTIDDSRDKTILIALIFQNMNLIPYINEIADQYVEEGAVDKIVLKYDEDNNAIGAVIGSEETSKLNQRTFTGSTEVTFKVVSKVAPDEPEDIASLVKSSSIGTINDNRKYTIMMFFITVNFAAYLEKLSELINDLDVINITETSATIKAIPESQYFSGSVDVVFQVYQPS; the protein is encoded by the coding sequence ATGAAAAGATTACTAGCAATGATAGCTACTATATCATTAACAACAACAGCGGCCACTTCGGTTGTGGCCTGTTCTAATTGAGGGGACTGAACAGAAATCCAAGTTCCCCCACCAAAATTTCCTGTTTGAGTTAGTGGTTTTGAAGGGACTTCCCTTAATAAAATTGTTGTTGAGGAAAATCAGAATTTTGAAAAATTACAAAATGATATTAATGAAGCTCTAAAAGGTTCTCATTGAGATGCACCAGAAGCGGTTTCTTGAAGTTACAAAAAAAATAATGTCACTCTTGAAGAAACAGCGCTAGAAAATTTTGATTGGACTCGCAATGCAGATTATCAAGTAATTATCAAATCGAATTTGAAAGAATTTCCCGGAGAAGCAATTTTCTCATATACAGTGTCAAATTCAATGCATATTGCCGACCACTTAAGAACAACTGATTTAGGAACAATTGATGATAGTCGTGATAAGACAATTTTAATTGCCTTAATTTTCCAAAACATGAATTTAATTCCTTATATTAATGAAATTGCCGATCAATATGTCGAAGAAGGGGCTGTTGATAAAATTGTTCTTAAATATGACGAAGATAATAACGCAATTGGGGCAGTAATTGGGAGTGAAGAAACTTCTAAATTAAATCAAAGAACTTTTACAGGTTCAACTGAGGTAACATTTAAAGTTGTTTCCAAAGTTGCCCCTGATGAACCCGAAGATATCGCATCTTTGGTTAAGTCAAGTAGTATTGGAACTATCAATGATAATCGTAAATATACGATCATGATGTTCTTTATAACAGTTAATTTCGCTGCTTACTTGGAAAAACTAAGCGAATTAATCAATGACTTGGATGTCATCAACATCACAGAAACTTCAGCTACTATTAAGGCGATTCCTGAATCGCAGTATTTTAGTGGCAGTGTGGATGTGGTATTCCAAGTTTATCAACCCAGTTAA